Proteins from a single region of Macaca thibetana thibetana isolate TM-01 chromosome 4, ASM2454274v1, whole genome shotgun sequence:
- the LOC126952184 gene encoding UPF0688 protein C1orf174, which translates to MRSRKLTGAVRSSARLKARSCSAAGLASAQEAAGSTSAKTACLTSSSHKATDRRTSKKFKCDKGHLVKSELQKLVPKNDSASLPKVTPEAPCKNEFAESGALLPGSEAGVSVQRGAASLPLGGCRVVSDSRLAKAKDGLSVPKHSAGSGAEESNSSSTVQKQNEPGLETEDVQKPPLQMDNSIFLDDDSNQPMPVSRFFGNVELMQDLPPASSSCPSMSRREFRKMHFRAKDDDDDDDDAEM; encoded by the exons ATGAGGAGCCGGAAGCTCACAGGCGCAGTGCGGTCTTCGGCGCGCTTGAAAGCACGAAGTTGTTCCGCAGCCGGGTTGGCCTCTGCCCAGGAAGCCGCTGGTTCCACGTCTGCCAAGACAGCATGTCTGACTTCCTCATCCCACAAAGCCACAGACAGGCGAACGTCCAAGAAGTTCAAATGTGACAAAGGTCATCTTGTGAAGTCAGAATTACAGAAGCTTGTCCCTAAGAATGACAGCGCTTCTTTGCCAAAAGTGACACCTGAGGCCCCTTGTAAAAATGAGTTTGCTGAAAGCGGTGCCTTGCTTCCAGGCAGCGAGGCTGGCGTTTCCGTGCAGCGGGGGGCTGCAAGTCTTCCCCTCGGTGGCTGCAGAGTTGTGAGTGACTCTCGCTTAGCAAAGGCTAAAGACGGCCTGTCCGTGCCGAAGCACAGTGCTGGGTCAGGAGCAGAAGAATCCAATAGCAGCTCCACTGTGCAGAAGCAGAATGAGCCGGGGCTAGAGACAGAGGACGTGCAGAAGCCGCCACTTCAGATGGACAACAGTATCTTTCTGGATGACGACAGCAATCAGCCAATGCCCGTGAGCCGGTTCTTTGGAAACGTTGAGCTCATGC AGGACCTCCCACCTGCGTCTTCATCGTGTCCTTCAATGAGCAGACGAGAGTTCAGAAAAATGCATTTCAGAGccaaagatgatgatgatgatgatgatgatgcagaAATGTAG